From one Elusimicrobiota bacterium genomic stretch:
- a CDS encoding transposase has product MINVTRYAVYKLDYYFLCIPNVLIPEDLQSQVVTVLKSVGITVGINILTVNILSDGFFHIIFSQTDLNKSLVRIINSFKGVSSRLLRKILPRFRWYKGYFICSLGEQKVSNIYRIFKKPITV; this is encoded by the coding sequence ATGATAAATGTAACTCGTTATGCTGTATATAAATTAGACTACTACTTTTTATGTATCCCAAATGTTCTAATTCCAGAAGATTTACAATCACAAGTAGTTACTGTGCTTAAGTCCGTTGGTATTACAGTAGGTATTAATATCCTTACTGTCAATATTTTGTCTGATGGGTTTTTTCATATCATCTTTTCTCAGACAGACTTAAATAAGTCTCTTGTGAGAATTATAAATTCTTTCAAGGGAGTAAGTTCTCGGTTACTCAGAAAGATTTTGCCAAGATTTAGATGGTATAAAGGCTATTTTATCTGTTCATTAGGTGAACAAAAAGTTTCAAATATTTATCGAATTTTCAAAAAGCCAATTACTGTTTAA